In one window of Thermodesulfobacteriota bacterium DNA:
- a CDS encoding histidine triad nucleotide-binding protein, which yields MSGCIFCRIGRKEAKSEVVLESERLIAIRDINPQAPTHILIIPKAHYETLMDCDDRELLAEMLETAKALAKKLGLDKRGFRTVINTNEEGGQTVFHLHMHFMAGRTLLGRMG from the coding sequence ATGAGCGGTTGCATATTCTGCCGTATCGGGAGGAAAGAGGCCAAGTCCGAGGTCGTCCTCGAAAGCGAAAGGCTCATTGCGATAAGGGACATAAACCCGCAGGCCCCAACGCACATCCTCATAATCCCGAAGGCGCACTACGAAACGCTCATGGACTGCGACGACAGGGAGCTCCTTGCTGAGATGCTTGAGACCGCAAAGGCGCTGGCTAAAAAGCTCGGGCTGGACAAGAGGGGCTTCCGTACCGTAATAAACACCAACGAGGAGGGCGGCCAGACCGTCTTCCACCTGCACATGCATTTCATGGCCGGGAGAACGCTCCTCGGCAGGATGGGATAA
- a CDS encoding zinc ribbon domain-containing protein translates to MAEILPGPVCHSCGMLIMNKDEFGCEANLTVMNTFYCRYCYWKGQFTEPDITKEEMLEKLSSAMMIGKNISQEEARELAWGRMKLLKRWQGK, encoded by the coding sequence ATGGCTGAAATACTACCAGGCCCGGTGTGCCACAGCTGCGGCATGCTCATAATGAACAAGGATGAGTTCGGCTGCGAGGCCAACCTCACCGTGATGAACACCTTCTATTGCAGGTACTGCTACTGGAAAGGGCAGTTTACCGAGCCGGACATCACAAAGGAAGAGATGCTCGAGAAGCTCTCGTCCGCCATGATGATCGGAAAGAATATCTCCCAGGAAGAGGCCCGCGAGTTGGCCTGGGGGAGGATGAAGCTCCTGAAGAGGTGGCAGGGGAAGTAG
- the rlmB gene encoding 23S rRNA (guanosine(2251)-2'-O)-methyltransferase RlmB — MRTVYGINPVLEALRSGAVIDKVLISEGRTGRAASDIMKLAGQKKVEVAKAAPHEIAKIAGTERHQGVVALLHEEFRYSDIEDLIAAWKAKGGQAFFLVLDSVQDPQNLGSLVRTANAAGVHGVVIPKDRAAEVTPAVVKASAGATEHTLIAREVNITRVLERLKEEGVWAVAVEAGCRDALWGTDLDRDLALVIGSEGKGIRRLVRESCDLCASIPMAGQVNSLNAAQAGAIAMFEALRQRGR, encoded by the coding sequence TTGAGGACTGTATACGGAATAAACCCGGTGCTTGAGGCGCTTCGCTCGGGGGCCGTCATCGACAAGGTCTTGATCTCCGAGGGGAGGACCGGCAGGGCGGCTTCCGACATCATGAAGCTCGCGGGCCAGAAAAAGGTCGAGGTCGCAAAGGCCGCCCCGCACGAGATTGCGAAGATTGCCGGGACCGAGAGGCACCAGGGGGTAGTTGCGCTCCTGCATGAGGAGTTCAGGTATTCGGATATCGAGGACCTCATTGCCGCATGGAAGGCGAAGGGCGGGCAGGCCTTCTTTCTCGTGCTCGATTCAGTGCAGGACCCGCAGAACCTCGGCTCTCTCGTAAGGACCGCCAATGCCGCCGGGGTGCACGGGGTCGTCATACCGAAAGACAGGGCGGCCGAGGTGACGCCGGCTGTCGTCAAGGCCTCGGCAGGCGCGACCGAACACACGCTGATAGCCCGGGAAGTGAATATCACGAGGGTGCTGGAGAGGCTCAAGGAGGAAGGGGTCTGGGCGGTCGCCGTTGAGGCCGGGTGCAGGGACGCGCTCTGGGGCACTGACCTCGATAGAGATCTGGCCCTCGTAATCGGGAGCGAGGGAAAGGGCATAAGGAGGCTCGTCAGGGAAAGTTGCGACCTCTGCGCCTCCATACCGATGGCCGGCCAGGTAAATTCCCTTAATGCCGCGCAGGCCGGGGCCATAGCGATGTTCGAGGCCCTGAGGCAGCGGGGGAGATAG
- a CDS encoding phage holin family protein, whose protein sequence is MLNIILRLIILTAGIFLASYLVPGVNVEGYGPAIKAAVLLAVMNLIIKPVLLVLTLPINILTLGLFTLVLNGLIFWAVGWLISGFAVAGFLPALVGALVISLLSIVLNRFV, encoded by the coding sequence ATGCTTAACATCATACTCCGGCTCATAATATTAACGGCAGGGATATTCCTCGCCTCGTACCTGGTCCCGGGCGTGAACGTCGAGGGCTACGGCCCCGCGATAAAGGCCGCGGTCCTCCTGGCCGTCATGAACCTCATAATAAAGCCGGTCCTCCTGGTACTCACTCTGCCCATAAACATACTCACGCTCGGGCTCTTTACGCTCGTCCTTAACGGCCTCATTTTCTGGGCGGTGGGCTGGCTTATAAGCGGCTTTGCGGTTGCCGGCTTCCTGCCTGCCCTGGTAGGGGCGCTCGTCATAAGCCTCTTGAGCATAGTCCTCAACAGGTTCGTCTGA
- a CDS encoding superoxide dismutase: MPQHQPKKFDLKPEGLSEAQISNHRDILYVGYINKLNEIEDKQKKADLGTANQVFSDWRALKIEETFAYNAVVLHELYFENLMGKGGKPSGKLSDLIAREWGSFEKWTEEFKACGMSCRGWVVTALSLYDGKLHNYCLDAHNEKVPMNVVPVLVMDVYEHAYFMDYGAKRAPYIDAFMKNINWNVCQKRLDRVDLDQVQKEAAS, encoded by the coding sequence ATGCCACAGCACCAGCCAAAAAAGTTCGACCTCAAGCCCGAGGGCCTCTCCGAGGCGCAGATATCGAACCACAGGGACATACTCTACGTCGGCTACATAAACAAATTGAACGAGATAGAGGATAAGCAGAAGAAGGCCGACCTCGGAACGGCAAACCAGGTCTTTTCCGACTGGAGGGCCTTGAAGATAGAAGAGACCTTCGCCTATAACGCCGTCGTCCTCCACGAGCTCTACTTCGAGAACCTCATGGGCAAGGGCGGCAAGCCGTCGGGGAAGCTCTCGGACCTTATCGCGAGGGAATGGGGCTCGTTCGAGAAGTGGACGGAGGAGTTCAAGGCCTGCGGCATGTCATGCAGGGGCTGGGTGGTAACTGCCCTCTCGCTCTACGACGGCAAGCTCCACAACTACTGCCTTGACGCGCACAACGAGAAGGTCCCGATGAACGTGGTGCCCGTGCTCGTAATGGACGTCTACGAGCACGCCTACTTCATGGACTACGGCGCGAAGAGGGCGCCCTATATCGACGCGTTCATGAAGAACATCAACTGGAATGTCTGCCAGAAGAGGCTCGACAGGGTCGACCTCGACCAGGTGCAGAAAGAGGCGGCGAGCTGA
- a CDS encoding dihydrolipoamide acetyltransferase family protein — MEFEFRLPDLGEGITEGEVVKWRVKEGDRVEEHQVVVEVETDKAIVEVPSPRGGKVTGINKGERETVRVGETLMRIETEAAAEERAPEKKPEKKKAEEQRARPPSVSVVGALPEKEEVTASPKARALAKKLGVDLPAVKGTGPGGMVTEADVKAASEGKAAPPRPPEKEEAVERAYEPRLEERPGPPGEKRAEERPPSPPGQDKYGPVERIPIRGVRKAIAKNLLASQRTAAFVTGMDDADVTELWALRKRESKVAKERGVHLTFLPFFMKAAQHALAAYPRVNASVDEQSGEIIIKKYYNIGFAVDTPEGLMVSVVKNVEKKTILDLAAELQELSLKARERKITLDELKGSTFTISNYGSFGGTYATPIINHPDVAILGTGKISERPWVVNGSVAIRKVLPISFTFDHRVIDGADAARFVNRIVAYLEDPGRIFIESS; from the coding sequence ATGGAATTCGAATTCCGGCTGCCGGACCTCGGCGAGGGCATAACCGAGGGCGAGGTGGTGAAATGGCGCGTAAAGGAGGGCGACCGCGTCGAGGAACACCAGGTCGTCGTCGAGGTGGAGACCGACAAGGCCATTGTCGAGGTCCCTTCGCCGAGGGGAGGGAAGGTCACGGGCATCAATAAGGGCGAGCGAGAGACGGTCAGGGTCGGCGAGACCCTTATGAGGATAGAGACGGAAGCGGCTGCCGAGGAAAGGGCCCCTGAGAAGAAACCTGAAAAGAAGAAAGCAGAGGAGCAGAGGGCGAGGCCTCCCTCGGTTTCGGTCGTGGGCGCATTGCCTGAAAAGGAGGAGGTCACCGCATCCCCCAAGGCGAGGGCGCTCGCCAAAAAGCTTGGAGTGGACCTTCCGGCTGTAAAAGGCACAGGGCCGGGCGGCATGGTAACCGAGGCGGACGTAAAGGCCGCATCCGAAGGCAAGGCGGCCCCTCCCAGGCCGCCGGAAAAGGAAGAGGCCGTCGAGAGGGCTTACGAGCCGAGGCTTGAAGAGAGGCCCGGGCCTCCAGGGGAAAAACGGGCCGAGGAAAGGCCGCCCTCACCGCCAGGACAGGACAAGTACGGGCCTGTCGAGCGGATACCCATAAGGGGCGTAAGGAAGGCCATAGCAAAAAACCTCCTCGCGAGCCAGAGGACCGCCGCGTTCGTAACGGGCATGGACGACGCGGACGTGACCGAGCTTTGGGCCCTCCGGAAGCGAGAGTCAAAGGTCGCGAAGGAAAGAGGGGTGCACCTCACCTTCCTCCCATTTTTCATGAAGGCCGCGCAGCACGCCCTTGCGGCCTATCCCCGCGTAAACGCCTCGGTCGACGAGCAGTCGGGCGAGATAATCATTAAGAAATACTACAACATCGGCTTTGCCGTGGACACGCCCGAGGGGCTCATGGTCTCGGTAGTGAAGAACGTGGAAAAGAAGACCATACTCGATCTTGCCGCGGAGCTGCAGGAGCTTTCGCTCAAGGCCAGGGAGAGGAAGATAACCCTTGATGAGCTCAAGGGCTCGACCTTCACCATAAGCAATTACGGGAGCTTCGGCGGCACCTACGCGACCCCCATAATCAACCACCCTGACGTTGCAATACTCGGCACAGGGAAGATAAGCGAAAGGCCCTGGGTGGTGAACGGGTCGGTCGCGATAAGGAAGGTGCTCCCGATATCATTCACCTTCGACCACAGGGTCATAGACGGCGCGGACGCGGCCCGGTTCGTGAACAGGATAGTAGCCTACCTCGAAGACCCGGGAAGGATATTCATAGAGAGCTCATGA
- a CDS encoding alpha-ketoacid dehydrogenase subunit beta, which translates to MARLNLVQAINQALAQEMERDKDVIVIGEDVGKDGGVFRVTQGLLDKFGPERVMDTPLSELGIIGAAVGLAAYGMKPVAEIQFMGFTYAGLEQLFSHAARIRSRSRNRFTCPMVVRTPYGIGIKPPELHSESTEALFCHMPGLKVVVPSNPYSAKGLLASAIRDPDPVLFLEASRLYRSIKAEVPEEEYTIPLGKASVYQEGNDITVVSWGTMLHRAAEASEDFDCEIIDLQTLRPYDEEAVVNSVKKTGRLVIVYEATRIGGFGAEIAALVAEEAFEYLKAPVIRVAAPEAVIPMARLEDHYMPSPERIRAAFEKVMQY; encoded by the coding sequence GTGGCGAGGCTGAACCTTGTGCAGGCCATAAACCAGGCCCTCGCCCAGGAGATGGAGCGGGACAAAGACGTCATCGTCATCGGCGAGGACGTGGGAAAGGACGGAGGCGTTTTCAGGGTCACGCAGGGCCTCCTGGATAAATTCGGCCCCGAGAGGGTCATGGATACCCCACTTTCGGAGCTCGGCATCATAGGCGCGGCAGTGGGGCTTGCCGCATACGGCATGAAGCCGGTTGCAGAGATACAGTTCATGGGATTCACCTACGCAGGTCTTGAGCAGCTCTTCTCGCACGCCGCGCGCATACGCTCCCGTTCGAGAAACCGTTTCACCTGCCCGATGGTCGTCCGCACCCCTTACGGTATAGGCATAAAGCCGCCGGAGCTTCATTCGGAATCTACCGAGGCGCTGTTCTGCCACATGCCGGGCTTGAAGGTGGTCGTGCCTTCAAACCCGTATAGCGCCAAGGGCCTCCTTGCCTCGGCCATAAGGGACCCCGACCCGGTGCTTTTTCTGGAGGCATCGAGGCTTTACAGGTCCATTAAGGCGGAGGTTCCGGAAGAGGAGTATACGATACCCCTCGGCAAGGCCTCGGTTTATCAGGAGGGGAATGACATTACGGTCGTTTCCTGGGGCACCATGCTCCACAGGGCAGCGGAGGCCTCGGAGGATTTCGACTGCGAGATAATAGACCTGCAGACGCTCCGCCCCTATGACGAGGAGGCCGTAGTAAATTCCGTAAAGAAGACCGGCAGGCTCGTCATAGTCTATGAGGCGACGAGGATAGGGGGCTTCGGTGCGGAGATAGCGGCACTCGTAGCGGAGGAGGCTTTCGAGTACCTCAAGGCCCCTGTAATAAGGGTGGCGGCGCCGGAGGCCGTTATACCCATGGCAAGGCTCGAAGACCATTACATGCCCTCTCCCGAGAGGATAAGGGCTGCTTTCGAGAAGGTGATGCAGTACTGA
- the hisIE gene encoding bifunctional phosphoribosyl-AMP cyclohydrolase/phosphoribosyl-ATP diphosphatase HisIE, with amino-acid sequence MVLYPPVEPIQFDISAVKFNESGLVPAIAQDSRTSEVLMMAWMDRVAVEKTLATGRAHYFSRSRGKLWLKGETSGNFQEVRSVRYDCDGDTLLLLVEPRGPACHTGERTCFYRALDGKEVKPSGPAVLTELMKVLAERKKADPAKSYVASLYAKGLTKILDKIEEESAELLEAASSKENGQVVYEFSDLLFHCMVLLSEKGIGMDEIYGELARRFGISGITEKEARGGK; translated from the coding sequence ATGGTATTATATCCGCCTGTGGAACCCATTCAGTTCGACATAAGCGCCGTCAAGTTCAACGAGAGCGGGCTCGTGCCCGCCATAGCGCAGGACTCTCGGACCTCCGAGGTCCTTATGATGGCATGGATGGACAGGGTCGCCGTCGAGAAGACACTTGCGACCGGAAGGGCGCACTATTTCAGCCGCTCCCGGGGGAAGCTCTGGCTGAAGGGCGAGACCTCCGGTAACTTCCAGGAGGTCCGCTCCGTAAGGTACGACTGCGACGGGGACACCCTTCTCTTGCTCGTCGAGCCCAGGGGGCCTGCCTGCCACACTGGCGAGAGGACATGCTTCTACAGGGCTTTGGACGGCAAGGAGGTAAAGCCCTCGGGGCCTGCCGTGCTTACGGAGCTCATGAAGGTGCTCGCCGAAAGGAAGAAAGCCGACCCGGCGAAATCATATGTCGCCTCGCTCTACGCCAAGGGGCTTACGAAGATACTCGACAAGATAGAGGAGGAATCCGCCGAGCTCCTGGAAGCCGCAAGCTCCAAGGAGAACGGCCAGGTGGTCTATGAATTTTCCGACCTCCTCTTCCACTGCATGGTCCTACTTTCAGAGAAGGGCATCGGCATGGACGAGATATACGGGGAACTCGCGAGGCGTTTCGGCATATCAGGCATAACTGAGAAGGAGGCGCGGGGCGGGAAATGA
- the ilvA gene encoding threonine ammonia-lyase, whose translation MSKAVLSDLVREAAERLKGVISPTPLIYSSSLSRLLGFECLLKLENLQKTGSFKARGAYFKISSLSDRERAAGVIAASSGNHAQGVAWAAALLGVRSHIVMPETTPIVKFVATKGYGGEVIIHGSNFMESFAYARDLSAKRGLTLIHPFDDYSIIAGQGTIGLEIIEAAPEADAIVVPVGGGGLISGIASVVKEKSPGMKVIGVEAAASSSCIESLKRGGPSEVEERPTIADGIAVKRPGEKTFKIIRELVDEVHDAGEDSIAWAIVQLLERKKLVVEGAGAVGVAAAIEGKLPKSVKKAVFVLSGGNIDVTTLDRIIRLGLIREGRILRLSALIPDEPGALARLTADIAALKANILHVIHEREAVSAPINTIRLEIVLETEGHGHSERIRKELGGKGYLLG comes from the coding sequence ATGTCCAAGGCCGTCCTTTCTGACCTCGTAAGGGAAGCAGCCGAAAGGCTCAAGGGTGTCATAAGCCCCACCCCGCTCATATACTCTTCCAGCCTTTCGAGGCTCTTGGGCTTCGAATGCCTCCTTAAGCTCGAAAACCTCCAGAAGACCGGCTCATTCAAGGCGCGCGGGGCCTACTTTAAAATCTCTTCTCTTTCAGACCGGGAAAGAGCAGCTGGCGTTATAGCCGCCTCCTCGGGCAACCACGCCCAGGGGGTCGCGTGGGCCGCGGCGCTACTGGGCGTGAGGTCGCACATAGTAATGCCCGAGACGACACCCATCGTGAAGTTCGTGGCGACAAAAGGCTACGGCGGCGAGGTCATAATACACGGCAGCAACTTCATGGAGTCTTTCGCTTACGCCAGGGACCTTTCAGCCAAAAGGGGCCTGACGCTAATCCATCCTTTTGACGACTATTCGATAATCGCCGGGCAGGGGACGATCGGCCTTGAGATAATTGAGGCGGCCCCGGAAGCCGACGCTATCGTCGTCCCGGTGGGCGGAGGCGGCCTCATCTCGGGGATTGCCTCTGTGGTGAAGGAGAAAAGCCCGGGCATGAAGGTAATAGGCGTTGAGGCAGCGGCATCGAGCTCGTGCATCGAGTCACTTAAAAGGGGCGGGCCATCGGAGGTAGAGGAGAGGCCCACCATCGCCGACGGAATAGCCGTAAAGCGCCCCGGTGAGAAGACCTTCAAGATAATAAGAGAGCTTGTGGACGAGGTCCATGACGCAGGCGAGGACTCGATCGCATGGGCGATAGTTCAGCTCCTTGAAAGGAAAAAGCTCGTGGTCGAAGGCGCGGGCGCGGTGGGCGTCGCAGCGGCCATCGAAGGGAAGCTCCCGAAATCCGTAAAGAAGGCCGTCTTCGTCCTTAGCGGCGGCAACATCGACGTGACCACCCTTGACAGGATAATAAGGCTCGGGCTGATACGCGAGGGGAGGATATTGAGGCTGTCGGCCCTCATACCCGATGAGCCGGGGGCATTGGCCCGGCTTACCGCCGACATAGCTGCGCTCAAGGCCAACATCCTCCATGTGATACACGAGAGGGAGGCCGTTTCCGCGCCCATCAACACCATCCGGCTCGAGATAGTTCTTGAGACCGAAGGTCACGGACATTCGGAGAGGATAAGAAAGGAGCTTGGGGGGAAGGGGTACCTGCTGGGTTGA
- the pdhA gene encoding pyruvate dehydrogenase (acetyl-transferring) E1 component subunit alpha yields the protein MPTKTVSSSETKNIQIINEKGEADGSLVSLFAEDDFRRFFETIILARTFNHRALSLQREGRLGTYASIWGQEASQIGSALAFGEEDWLFPSFRESGVYIARGYPVWMLYRYWAGDERGMHAPTGFNLFPMSVPVGTQVPHATGAAWAMKLKGHRKAAAVYFGDGGSSKGDFHEGLNFAGVFKVPAIFICQNNQWAISVPRSRQTTAKTIAERAFGYGFEGVQVDGNDILAVFKVTRDAIERARAGEGPTLIECFTYRLDDHTTADDSSRYRSDEEVEYWKEREPLKRLRTYMEGKGWWTKEYEDSVTKKAEERIDSEIRKAEAFEAPDPADIIKYTYGSLTPRQARELKEFKWRG from the coding sequence ATGCCTACAAAGACCGTTTCAAGCTCCGAGACGAAAAACATCCAGATAATCAACGAGAAGGGCGAGGCCGACGGCTCCCTCGTAAGCCTGTTTGCCGAGGATGACTTCCGGCGTTTCTTCGAGACCATAATACTCGCCCGCACCTTCAACCACAGGGCCCTGAGCCTTCAGAGGGAGGGACGCCTCGGCACCTATGCCTCCATCTGGGGGCAGGAGGCCTCCCAGATAGGCTCGGCGCTCGCCTTCGGAGAAGAGGACTGGTTGTTCCCTTCATTCAGGGAGTCCGGGGTCTACATCGCAAGGGGCTACCCCGTCTGGATGCTCTACCGCTACTGGGCGGGGGACGAGCGCGGCATGCACGCCCCTACGGGCTTTAACCTCTTCCCCATGAGCGTGCCGGTCGGCACGCAGGTGCCGCACGCAACTGGCGCGGCCTGGGCCATGAAGCTCAAGGGCCACAGGAAGGCGGCTGCGGTCTACTTCGGCGACGGCGGCTCGTCAAAAGGGGACTTCCACGAGGGGCTAAATTTCGCCGGCGTCTTCAAGGTCCCTGCCATATTCATATGCCAGAACAACCAGTGGGCCATATCCGTGCCGAGGTCCAGGCAGACGACGGCGAAGACGATAGCCGAGAGGGCCTTCGGCTACGGCTTCGAGGGCGTCCAGGTGGACGGCAATGACATATTGGCCGTATTCAAGGTCACGAGGGACGCGATAGAGAGGGCCAGGGCCGGCGAAGGACCGACCCTCATAGAGTGCTTCACCTACCGCCTCGACGACCACACCACCGCCGACGACTCGTCGCGCTACAGGAGCGACGAAGAGGTCGAGTACTGGAAGGAGAGGGAGCCCCTTAAAAGGCTCAGGACATACATGGAAGGCAAGGGCTGGTGGACGAAGGAATATGAAGACAGTGTAACGAAAAAAGCCGAGGAGAGGATCGATTCCGAGATACGAAAGGCAGAGGCATTCGAGGCGCCAGACCCGGCGGACATCATAAAATACACGTACGGCTCCCTTACCCCGCGGCAGGCCCGGGAGCTGAAGGAGTTCAAGTGGCGAGGCTGA